In a single window of the Flavivirga spongiicola genome:
- a CDS encoding autotransporter outer membrane beta-barrel domain-containing protein codes for MKIIYLTFFSFLCSIFSYAQIGVGTNSPDASSALDISSSDLGLLIPRVALTSLSDSSTITGTEVEGLLVFNTATVADVTPGFYFWDSTAWVRILTTQTTNIDWYTTGNISTTSGTHFLGTTDNQELDIRTNNVIKVSITTKGQIEVKNTGSVFLGNNAGENTKVFPFRQNVFIGELAGTSNTNGQHHVAIGHSALYSVTTSNQSVAIGNNALYSSTGATTVAIGHNALRNSTVNDNVALGYSALETNTSGLRNVAMGSRALITNDDGDENVAVGHEALYSNDGGIGNTALGFHTLYNNTSGVNNLALGHNALINNETGNRNIALGKNALASSATLGSNSGTENIALGTNTLASNVGGTTNVAVGVEALKSNVGGEKNVAIGYQTLNSNILGLQNVAIGDQAMYLNVGTISTGRDNQALGYQALYSNTHGNFNVAFGSQSLYSNTTGNYNNAVGEGALYNNTDGEYNIAMGTRALYSNASGSYNVSIGYHALYSNTSSHNIGLGRQAMYSNTSGSYNIGIGYDALYGNDSGGYNIGMGYQVGYLNASSSNNVLLGNEANYSNVSGANNVMLGHQAGRNTGIAASKNIFIGYQAGFSETNSERLYIENSNSTTPLIGGDFASDMLGINSTIPSLTHTLNVGGDVKVDTSLNMQPAVSAPVAPSEGDIYYDVTTHKLRVYNGMVWQDLN; via the coding sequence ATGAAGATCATTTACTTAACATTTTTTAGTTTTTTATGTAGCATATTTTCTTATGCTCAAATAGGTGTTGGAACAAATTCTCCTGACGCCTCTTCGGCATTAGATATTTCAAGCTCAGATTTAGGATTGTTAATTCCTAGAGTTGCTTTAACGTCTTTATCAGATTCGTCAACAATAACAGGAACAGAAGTAGAAGGACTTTTGGTATTTAATACGGCAACGGTAGCTGATGTTACTCCTGGGTTTTATTTTTGGGATAGTACAGCGTGGGTACGTATTCTTACGACGCAAACAACTAATATCGACTGGTATACTACAGGAAATATTAGTACGACTAGCGGAACACATTTTTTAGGAACCACAGATAATCAAGAATTAGATATTAGAACTAATAATGTTATAAAAGTAAGTATTACTACAAAAGGGCAAATAGAAGTAAAAAATACAGGTTCAGTATTTCTTGGTAATAATGCTGGTGAGAATACGAAGGTATTTCCTTTTAGACAAAATGTTTTTATAGGAGAATTGGCTGGAACTTCCAATACAAACGGTCAACATCATGTAGCTATAGGGCATAGTGCTTTATATTCAGTGACAACATCAAATCAAAGTGTTGCTATTGGTAATAATGCCTTATATTCAAGTACAGGGGCTACCACTGTGGCTATTGGGCACAACGCCCTAAGAAACTCAACGGTTAATGATAATGTAGCATTAGGCTATTCAGCCTTAGAGACTAATACGTCTGGACTTAGAAATGTTGCTATGGGATCAAGAGCTTTAATAACCAATGATGATGGTGATGAAAATGTAGCTGTAGGGCATGAAGCCTTATATTCAAATGATGGAGGTATAGGTAATACAGCTTTAGGGTTTCATACACTATACAACAATACTAGTGGTGTTAATAACCTAGCATTAGGGCATAATGCTTTAATAAATAATGAAACAGGAAATAGGAATATAGCTTTAGGGAAAAATGCACTCGCCAGTAGCGCAACATTAGGTAGTAATTCAGGAACTGAGAATATAGCTTTAGGTACAAATACATTAGCATCTAATGTAGGTGGAACAACCAATGTTGCAGTAGGAGTTGAGGCATTAAAGAGTAATGTTGGTGGAGAGAAAAATGTGGCCATTGGGTATCAAACCTTAAACAGTAATATTTTGGGGTTACAAAACGTCGCTATTGGAGACCAAGCCATGTACCTTAATGTTGGAACTATATCAACAGGGCGTGACAATCAAGCTTTGGGATACCAAGCGTTGTACTCTAATACGCATGGTAATTTTAATGTAGCATTCGGTAGTCAGTCTTTGTATAGCAATACTACAGGAAATTATAATAACGCTGTAGGAGAAGGAGCTCTATATAATAATACTGATGGAGAATACAATATAGCTATGGGTACAAGAGCATTGTATAGTAATGCATCTGGGAGTTATAATGTAAGTATTGGATATCATGCATTATATAGCAACACATCAAGTCATAATATAGGGCTAGGGCGTCAAGCTATGTACAGTAATACGTCTGGATCCTATAATATAGGGATAGGGTATGATGCCCTATATGGGAATGATTCTGGAGGTTATAATATAGGAATGGGGTATCAAGTAGGGTATCTTAATGCATCTAGTAGTAATAATGTATTATTAGGTAATGAAGCAAATTATAGTAATGTGTCTGGGGCTAATAATGTAATGTTAGGACACCAAGCTGGGCGTAATACTGGTATAGCAGCATCTAAAAATATATTTATAGGTTATCAAGCAGGATTTTCAGAAACTAACTCAGAGAGGTTATATATAGAAAATAGTAACTCTACAACGCCATTAATAGGCGGTGATTTTGCTAGTGATATGTTAGGTATAAACTCTACTATACCAAGTTTAACTCATACATTAAATGTAGGTGGAGACGTTAAAGTAGATACTTCTTTAAACATGCAACCAGCAGTATCAGCACCAGTTGCCCCTTCAGAAGGAGATATATATTATGATGTTACTACACATAAACTAAGAGTTTATAATGGTATGGTATGGCAAGATTTAAACTAA
- a CDS encoding beta strand repeat-containing protein, translating into MKTTYITIFSLLFSLLTYCQVGIGTTSPDPSSVLDITSTDSGLLIPRVSLASQNDTSTITGTEAIGLLVYNTATISDVTSGFYFWNGSSWDRLFSGVTSGTGWGLLGNSGTASGTNFLGTTDGQDLDFRTNNVIRARITTKGQIETVNTGESVFLGYQSGENDDLANRQNIFVGSNAGYSNTTGTSNIAIGYLAMYDNVGNGTDSDTDDIGDRNIGIGSRALLNNLGSRNVALGYDSMRYNTTGVDNVALGYATLEGFGSTMTGSSNVAVGRGVLFYNQSGSENVGVGQRSLLDNTIGNGNSALGFNALYNNEEGDNNLALGYRAMFSNTDGSNNVAVGLNALVANTLGSSNIAVGVESLTSNLTGTNNVAVGQEALHDNTIGTKNVALGFQTLFDNVDGTQNNAIGDEALHYNISGTRNNGIGYHALYLNDSGTENNAIGSQALANNSLGTYNNAIGSSAALGNVDGHYNIASGFEALKDNQSGDHNVAIGFQALASATVDNNLAIGNNALGKTTMGTNNLALGFATLRENTLGANNISMGFESGVNNTLGANNIIIGYRANYNNRTGGNSVVIGYEAGFGSGLTSVLGNVFIGHQAGYNDITSNKLYIENSNTTAPLIGGDFANDRVAINTAISGTTHTLTVGGSVKINTLLNIQPGTAPGTPVEGDVYYDAAAHKLRVYNGTVWQDLH; encoded by the coding sequence ATGAAAACAACCTACATAACAATTTTTAGTCTTTTATTTTCTTTATTAACTTATTGTCAAGTCGGTATAGGTACTACCTCTCCCGATCCTTCATCGGTTTTAGACATAACAAGTACAGACTCAGGGCTGTTAATCCCTAGAGTGTCATTAGCGTCACAAAATGATACATCAACAATTACTGGTACAGAAGCTATAGGGCTTTTAGTTTACAATACGGCTACAATATCTGATGTTACATCTGGTTTTTATTTTTGGAATGGCTCTAGTTGGGATCGTCTTTTTTCTGGTGTTACTTCAGGAACAGGATGGGGCTTATTAGGAAATTCTGGAACTGCAAGTGGAACAAATTTTTTAGGAACTACAGATGGTCAAGATTTAGATTTTAGAACTAATAATGTAATTAGAGCAAGAATTACTACTAAAGGTCAAATAGAAACAGTAAATACGGGAGAATCTGTGTTTCTTGGTTATCAATCTGGTGAAAATGATGATCTAGCTAATAGGCAAAATATATTTGTCGGCTCTAATGCTGGATATTCAAATACTACAGGAACAAGCAATATTGCAATAGGATATTTAGCAATGTATGATAATGTGGGAAATGGTACTGATAGTGATACCGATGATATTGGAGATCGTAATATTGGAATTGGTTCTAGAGCTTTGTTAAATAATTTAGGATCCAGAAACGTAGCACTTGGATATGACTCTATGAGGTATAATACTACAGGTGTAGATAATGTAGCTTTAGGTTATGCTACTTTAGAAGGGTTTGGTAGCACAATGACGGGGTCTAGTAATGTTGCAGTTGGTAGGGGGGTATTATTTTATAACCAATCAGGTAGTGAAAATGTAGGTGTAGGACAGAGGTCTCTTTTAGATAATACCATAGGTAACGGTAATAGTGCTTTGGGATTTAACGCATTGTATAACAATGAAGAGGGAGATAATAATTTAGCTTTAGGCTATCGTGCCATGTTTAGTAACACTGATGGTAGTAATAATGTGGCCGTAGGTTTAAATGCTCTTGTTGCCAACACACTTGGTAGTAGTAATATAGCAGTTGGTGTAGAATCCTTAACAAGTAATTTAACAGGAACAAATAATGTGGCGGTTGGTCAAGAAGCATTACATGATAATACAATAGGAACCAAGAATGTAGCTTTAGGGTTTCAAACTTTATTCGATAATGTAGATGGAACTCAAAATAATGCTATTGGAGATGAAGCTTTACATTATAATATAAGCGGAACTAGAAATAATGGTATTGGGTACCATGCTTTATATCTCAATGACTCTGGAACTGAAAATAATGCCATTGGTAGTCAGGCTTTAGCTAATAACAGTTTAGGCACTTACAATAATGCTATAGGCTCTAGTGCTGCATTAGGCAATGTTGATGGCCATTATAATATAGCCTCTGGATTTGAAGCTTTAAAAGATAACCAATCTGGAGATCATAATGTAGCTATAGGGTTTCAAGCTTTAGCTTCAGCAACGGTTGATAATAATTTAGCTATAGGGAATAATGCATTAGGTAAAACTACGATGGGGACTAACAATCTGGCTTTAGGGTTTGCAACGTTAAGAGAAAATACTTTAGGAGCCAATAATATCTCTATGGGTTTTGAGTCTGGTGTAAATAATACTTTAGGAGCTAATAATATTATCATTGGTTATCGTGCAAATTATAATAATCGAACAGGTGGGAATAGTGTTGTTATTGGTTATGAGGCTGGTTTTGGTTCAGGTCTTACTTCTGTTTTAGGAAACGTGTTTATAGGTCATCAAGCTGGTTATAACGATATTACTTCAAATAAATTATATATAGAAAACTCAAATACTACAGCACCATTAATTGGTGGGGATTTTGCTAATGATAGAGTGGCAATCAATACAGCAATATCAGGAACAACCCATACATTAACAGTAGGCGGAAGTGTAAAAATAAATACCTTATTAAATATTCAACCTGGTACAGCACCAGGAACACCAGTTGAAGGTGATGTGTATTATGATGCAGCTGCACATAAACTAAGAGTTTATAATGGTACTGTATGGCAAGATTTACATTAA
- a CDS encoding LytR/AlgR family response regulator transcription factor: protein MVKVVVIEDESVSSNYIVSLLSKYCSQGFRVEKEIDNIIDAVSWFINNDSPDLIFMDIHLSDGLCFEIFNKVDINCPIIFTTAYDEYAIKAFKTNGIDYLLKPITEKDFYQAIMKFLKIRRDKRSQLIENEKVSLLNLDKEKLYKKRFLVKLGNKYTPLKVEDIAYFYKDDIVFIRSFDGNNYPINNSLSSIENSIDSNMFYRVNRKILVNINAIEYLSQYKPGQLVLKVKPKFEELIILSQEKSSHLKSLLN from the coding sequence ATGGTAAAAGTAGTTGTGATAGAAGATGAAAGTGTTTCTAGCAATTATATAGTTTCTTTATTAAGTAAATATTGTTCACAAGGATTTAGGGTAGAAAAAGAAATAGATAATATAATTGATGCAGTTTCATGGTTTATTAATAATGATAGTCCAGACTTAATATTTATGGACATCCACTTAAGTGATGGTTTATGCTTTGAAATTTTTAATAAAGTCGACATTAATTGTCCCATAATATTTACAACAGCATATGACGAATATGCCATTAAAGCATTTAAAACAAATGGCATAGACTATTTATTAAAGCCAATTACAGAAAAAGATTTTTATCAGGCTATCATGAAATTTCTGAAAATAAGAAGAGATAAACGATCTCAATTAATAGAAAATGAAAAGGTAAGTCTTTTGAATTTGGATAAGGAAAAACTGTATAAGAAACGGTTTTTAGTAAAGTTAGGTAATAAATATACGCCTCTTAAGGTAGAAGACATTGCTTATTTTTATAAAGATGATATTGTATTTATAAGATCTTTTGATGGTAATAATTATCCAATCAATAACTCATTATCTAGTATTGAAAACTCTATAGACTCCAATATGTTTTATAGAGTCAATAGAAAAATATTAGTAAATATTAATGCCATAGAATACCTTTCTCAATATAAACCTGGCCAATTAGTCCTTAAAGTAAAACCAAAATTTGAGGAACTCATCATTCTGAGTCAGGAAAAATCAAGTCATTTAAAATCTTTATTAAATTAG
- a CDS encoding T9SS type A sorting domain-containing protein — translation MKRLYSLLLLITVNNLSFSQLSVRNDAYVFINDEVVFVEDDINLNETNSSMYLRSEAQVIQGTGVTGNSGVGELSVYQEGNVGEYEYNYWCSPIGSKTSNNVNNPFGVTLFNDVTGLITSTPATVVHLPGYNGTSSPLVIEDYWIWKFIASDEYSEWIHIRGNTTINPGEGFTMKGTVGSGDAQRYDFRGKPNNGTISVSVDNNQLSLVGNPYPSALDALAYIHDPQNAAVITGTLQYWEQDPSVNSHHLKDYNGGYATYTINATGTVETSISAVFNTYNGDGSINVAGTGTGSKTPRRYIPIGQGFMVEGTALGVVRAKNSHRIYIKETHADSEFFKNSNTKNKAKKTTDGFSKVPSDYKRFRLNVDFNDTYTRQLVETFHGSATDGFDYGLESKVNEDETLASDALWFIDGIPYVAEALPFDPSLRIPLTIKVNKETLIRIRIADIQNFENDQPIYLHDTENNTFVDLKSQDFNINLDTGNYTDRFKIVFGENSLNTTEVNLEDLRVFQNNAIAQLKISNPNALNIKAFSLFDVAGKEVLNKRVLDSKKTYNYSTKSLSDGVYIVQVNLDNNQVFNKKIVVTNNK, via the coding sequence ATGAAACGTTTATACTCTTTATTACTATTAATTACTGTTAATAATTTATCCTTTTCACAATTATCAGTAAGAAATGATGCTTATGTTTTTATAAATGATGAAGTTGTCTTTGTTGAAGATGATATTAATCTAAATGAAACAAACAGTAGCATGTATCTGCGCAGTGAAGCGCAAGTGATTCAAGGTACCGGTGTGACCGGAAACTCCGGTGTTGGTGAACTAAGTGTTTATCAGGAAGGTAATGTAGGCGAATACGAATACAATTATTGGTGCTCTCCTATTGGTAGTAAAACCAGTAATAATGTAAATAATCCTTTTGGTGTTACGCTTTTTAATGATGTGACCGGCCTTATAACCTCAACACCTGCAACTGTTGTCCATTTACCTGGATATAACGGTACCTCCAGCCCGTTGGTCATTGAAGATTACTGGATCTGGAAGTTTATTGCTTCTGATGAATATTCTGAATGGATACATATACGGGGTAATACCACCATAAACCCTGGGGAAGGCTTTACCATGAAAGGAACTGTCGGATCTGGTGATGCACAACGATACGACTTTAGAGGAAAACCCAATAATGGTACCATCAGTGTGAGTGTTGATAACAACCAGCTTTCATTGGTCGGCAATCCATACCCCTCTGCCTTGGATGCCCTGGCTTATATACATGATCCGCAAAACGCTGCCGTAATTACAGGTACTTTACAATATTGGGAGCAAGACCCTAGTGTGAACTCTCACCACCTCAAAGACTATAATGGAGGGTATGCCACCTATACTATCAATGCGACGGGTACTGTAGAAACTTCTATATCTGCTGTTTTTAATACTTATAATGGTGATGGCAGTATTAATGTTGCTGGAACCGGAACCGGTAGTAAAACCCCTAGACGCTATATACCCATCGGACAAGGGTTTATGGTCGAAGGCACAGCTTTAGGTGTGGTTAGAGCAAAAAACAGCCATAGAATATATATAAAGGAAACACATGCTGATAGTGAGTTTTTTAAAAATTCGAATACTAAAAACAAAGCAAAAAAAACCACCGATGGTTTTTCAAAGGTCCCCAGCGATTACAAGCGTTTTAGGTTAAATGTTGACTTTAATGATACCTATACAAGACAGCTGGTCGAAACTTTTCATGGTTCGGCTACCGATGGTTTTGATTACGGATTGGAATCTAAGGTAAACGAGGATGAAACTTTGGCTTCGGATGCGCTTTGGTTTATCGATGGCATACCTTATGTGGCCGAAGCATTGCCTTTTGACCCTTCGCTAAGAATTCCTTTGACTATTAAAGTAAATAAAGAAACCCTTATTAGAATTAGAATTGCGGACATTCAGAATTTTGAAAATGATCAGCCTATTTATCTTCATGATACAGAAAACAACACATTTGTAGATTTAAAATCTCAGGATTTTAATATCAATCTTGATACCGGTAATTACACAGATCGGTTTAAGATTGTTTTTGGGGAAAACAGCCTGAACACTACTGAGGTCAATCTGGAGGACTTAAGGGTATTCCAAAACAACGCTATTGCTCAATTAAAAATTTCAAACCCAAATGCTTTAAACATAAAAGCTTTTAGCTTATTTGATGTTGCTGGTAAGGAAGTCCTGAACAAAAGAGTTCTTGATTCAAAAAAGACATACAATTACTCTACTAAATCACTTAGTGACGGTGTGTATATTGTACAAGTAAACTTAGACAATAATCAGGTGTTTAACAAAAAGATTGTAGTAACTAATAATAAATAA
- a CDS encoding bifunctional 5,10-methylenetetrahydrofolate dehydrogenase/5,10-methenyltetrahydrofolate cyclohydrolase translates to MTILDGKKVSNDIKNEIAAEVQKIKDKGEKVPHLAAIIVGNDGASLTYVGSKVKACERVGFESTLVQMSNTTSEIELLEKIKELNENPEIDGFIVQLPLPPQINEQKILLAVNPDKDVDGFHPTNFGKMALDMSTFIPATPFGILELLDRYGVETKGKHTVVIGRSHIVGRPMSILMGRKGFPGNSTVTLTHSHTKNITQITSQADIIISALGVPNFLKAEMVKDDAVIVDVGITRVIDETRPRGYRIVGDVDFANVSQKASYITPVPGGVGPMTIAMLLKNTLLARERHNI, encoded by the coding sequence ATGACAATTTTAGACGGAAAAAAAGTAAGTAATGATATTAAAAATGAAATTGCAGCTGAAGTTCAGAAAATAAAAGACAAAGGGGAAAAAGTGCCTCATCTAGCAGCGATCATCGTTGGTAATGATGGAGCAAGTTTAACCTATGTTGGTAGTAAAGTGAAGGCTTGTGAACGCGTTGGTTTCGAATCTACTTTGGTGCAAATGTCTAATACGACGAGTGAAATAGAGTTATTAGAAAAAATAAAAGAACTTAATGAAAACCCTGAGATTGATGGTTTTATAGTTCAGTTGCCATTACCTCCACAAATTAATGAGCAAAAAATATTATTGGCTGTTAATCCAGATAAAGATGTAGATGGTTTCCATCCTACAAATTTTGGTAAAATGGCTTTAGATATGTCTACTTTTATTCCGGCAACACCATTTGGTATTTTGGAATTGCTAGACCGTTATGGTGTAGAAACCAAAGGAAAACATACCGTTGTTATTGGGCGTTCCCATATTGTAGGTAGACCTATGAGTATCTTAATGGGTCGCAAAGGATTCCCTGGAAACTCTACAGTAACTTTAACACATAGCCATACTAAAAATATCACTCAAATCACATCACAAGCAGATATTATTATTTCAGCATTAGGAGTTCCTAATTTCTTAAAGGCAGAAATGGTTAAAGATGATGCCGTTATCGTAGATGTTGGGATTACAAGAGTTATAGATGAAACCAGACCAAGAGGATATAGAATAGTTGGAGATGTCGATTTTGCTAATGTTAGTCAAAAAGCGAGCTACATTACACCTGTTCCAGGAGGCGTAGGACCAATGACAATTGCTATGTTGCTTAAAAATACATTACTTGCTCGAGAGAGACATAATATATAA
- the ffh gene encoding signal recognition particle protein: protein MFNNLSDKLDKALHVLKGHGSITEVNVAETLKEVRRALLDADVNFKIAKEFTKRVKEKALGQNVLTTLQPGQLMVKIVKDELTELMGGDAEGINLSGTPSVILMSGLQGSGKTTFSGKLANYLKNKKTKKPLLVACDVYRPAAIDQLHVVGDQIGVEVFSDRGNNDPVAISKAGIAHAKANGYNVVIIDTAGRLAVDEVMMTEISNIHKAIQPQETLFVVDSMTGQDAVNTAKSFNDVLNFDGVILTKLDGDTRGGAAISIKSVVNKPIKFIGTGEKMEAIDVFYPSRMADRILGMGDVVSLVERAQEQFDEEEARKLQKKIAKNQFGFDDFLKQIQQIKKMGNMKDLMGMIPGAGKMMKDIDIDDDAFKGIEAIIHSMTPKERSNPSIINSSRKIRIGKGSGTSVQEINQLLKQFNQMSKMMKMMQGGGGKKMMQMMKGMR from the coding sequence ATGTTTAATAATTTAAGCGATAAATTAGATAAAGCCTTACACGTTTTAAAAGGACATGGAAGCATCACAGAGGTTAATGTAGCTGAAACTTTAAAGGAAGTTCGTCGTGCCTTGCTTGATGCCGATGTTAATTTTAAAATAGCCAAAGAATTTACCAAAAGAGTTAAAGAAAAAGCGCTTGGTCAAAATGTTTTAACAACATTACAACCAGGTCAGTTAATGGTTAAAATCGTAAAAGATGAGTTAACTGAACTTATGGGAGGTGATGCAGAAGGTATTAACCTTTCTGGTACGCCAAGTGTTATTTTAATGTCCGGTTTACAAGGTTCTGGTAAGACTACTTTTTCTGGTAAACTCGCTAATTATCTTAAAAATAAGAAAACTAAAAAACCATTATTAGTGGCCTGTGATGTGTATCGTCCAGCTGCGATCGATCAATTGCATGTTGTTGGAGATCAAATAGGCGTAGAGGTTTTTAGTGATAGAGGAAATAATGATCCTGTTGCAATTTCTAAAGCAGGTATTGCCCATGCAAAAGCTAATGGATATAATGTAGTCATTATTGATACTGCAGGTCGTTTAGCTGTTGATGAGGTTATGATGACCGAAATATCAAACATTCACAAGGCTATTCAACCACAAGAAACATTGTTTGTTGTAGATTCTATGACAGGGCAAGATGCGGTTAACACTGCAAAATCCTTTAATGATGTATTGAATTTTGATGGTGTTATACTAACAAAATTAGATGGCGATACTCGTGGTGGTGCGGCAATCTCTATAAAATCTGTAGTAAACAAACCCATTAAGTTTATTGGTACAGGAGAAAAAATGGAAGCCATTGATGTGTTTTATCCATCGCGTATGGCAGATCGTATTCTTGGGATGGGTGATGTTGTTTCTTTAGTTGAAAGAGCCCAAGAACAATTTGATGAAGAAGAAGCACGTAAACTTCAAAAGAAAATAGCTAAAAACCAATTTGGCTTTGATGATTTCCTGAAGCAAATTCAGCAGATTAAGAAAATGGGGAATATGAAAGACCTTATGGGTATGATTCCTGGTGCTGGAAAAATGATGAAGGATATTGATATTGATGATGATGCTTTTAAAGGTATTGAAGCTATTATTCATTCTATGACACCTAAAGAAAGAAGCAATCCGTCGATTATAAATTCAAGTAGAAAAATACGTATAGGAAAAGGTTCGGGAACTTCTGTTCAAGAAATCAATCAGTTATTAAAGCAATTTAACCAAATGAGTAAGATGATGAAGATGATGCAAGGAGGCGGAGGCAAAAAAATGATGCAAATGATGAAGGGGATGCGTTAG
- a CDS encoding RNA polymerase sigma factor yields the protein MTKQLHENICEERIFSSIFNKHSKDLHNFLYYKFGELLNPKDKVQEAFVKLWENCAKISPEKAKSFVFTTANNLMLNETAHQKVVLKHRQIKPKMSTNESPEFIMQENEYNDKLQKALANLTEAQRVAFMMNRVEGKRFKEIAELLDISTKAVEKRIYGALDKLRKDIKEL from the coding sequence ATGACGAAACAACTACATGAAAACATTTGCGAAGAGCGTATATTTTCCTCCATTTTTAATAAACATTCTAAAGATTTACATAACTTTCTATACTATAAGTTTGGCGAACTGCTAAACCCGAAAGACAAAGTGCAGGAAGCTTTTGTTAAACTTTGGGAAAACTGTGCAAAGATTTCTCCAGAGAAGGCAAAAAGTTTTGTGTTTACTACTGCCAATAATTTAATGCTAAATGAAACAGCACACCAAAAAGTTGTTTTAAAGCATCGGCAAATCAAACCTAAAATGTCTACCAATGAGAGTCCTGAATTTATAATGCAGGAGAATGAATATAACGATAAGCTACAAAAAGCACTGGCTAATTTAACCGAAGCACAGCGTGTTGCTTTTATGATGAATAGAGTTGAAGGAAAACGTTTTAAGGAAATTGCAGAACTTTTAGACATTTCTACTAAAGCAGTTGAAAAACGTATTTATGGTGCTTTAGATAAATTACGGAAGGACATTAAAGAGTTGTAA
- a CDS encoding FecR family protein, translating to MNREILISKWLNNDLNDQELEAFKMLEDYDDLVKLNEGLQAFKVDDYNTSKELDTVLNTIKSSKKQSTYWFKPLMRVAAILAICFGLYYYTTTLDTTITTEFAQKTTIELPDASSVSLNAKSLLIFNKKDWKHHREVELNGEAFFKVAKGSSFKVKTKTGLITVYGTQFNVKQWNHYFEVICYEGLVGVTYNSQERKLNPGDSFLIIDGKIIAKEKENRSQPSWLSNESTFKSSPYKTVIAEFERQYGVDITLMNIDSEQLFTGSFAHDNIDVAIKAITLPLHVTYSKTNNTIILKRE from the coding sequence ATGAACAGAGAAATTTTAATATCGAAATGGCTAAATAACGATCTAAATGATCAGGAACTTGAAGCGTTTAAAATGCTTGAAGATTATGATGATTTAGTGAAGTTAAACGAAGGCTTACAAGCTTTTAAAGTAGATGATTATAACACTTCTAAAGAACTAGATACTGTTTTAAACACTATTAAAAGCAGTAAAAAGCAATCAACTTATTGGTTTAAGCCATTAATGCGTGTTGCAGCCATACTTGCTATTTGTTTTGGCCTATATTATTACACGACTACTTTAGATACTACTATAACTACGGAGTTTGCTCAAAAAACAACCATAGAATTACCAGATGCTTCTAGTGTCTCCTTAAATGCAAAATCATTATTAATATTCAATAAAAAAGATTGGAAACATCATAGAGAAGTAGAACTTAATGGTGAAGCCTTTTTTAAAGTTGCTAAAGGGTCATCATTTAAAGTAAAAACAAAAACAGGGCTTATTACTGTTTACGGAACTCAATTTAATGTGAAACAATGGAACCATTATTTTGAGGTTATTTGCTACGAAGGTTTAGTTGGCGTTACTTACAATTCTCAAGAAAGAAAGTTAAATCCTGGTGACAGTTTTTTAATTATCGATGGGAAAATAATTGCTAAAGAAAAAGAAAACCGCTCACAGCCTTCGTGGTTAAGTAACGAAAGTACCTTTAAAAGTTCGCCTTATAAAACAGTTATCGCTGAATTTGAAAGACAATATGGCGTTGATATTACTTTAATGAATATTGATTCAGAGCAACTGTTTACAGGTAGTTTTGCTCATGATAATATAGATGTGGCTATAAAAGCAATTACCTTACCTTTACATGTAACTTATAGTAAAACAAACAATACTATAATATTAAAACGTGAATAG